A region of the Archocentrus centrarchus isolate MPI-CPG fArcCen1 unplaced genomic scaffold, fArcCen1 scaffold_24_ctg1, whole genome shotgun sequence genome:
TTGTGTGCCACAAACAGAGTTTGTGTGATTGTAATGAGGCTGTAGACACTGTTGTTGCCTCTCTTTAGTTCATATTGAAGCCAAAACTCCAAATCTGGATCCAtggctccatcagacctgttccaCTGATCTTCAGCCCAGTTCTTGTTCATTTGGCAGAGCTCAgcttttcctccctgtttcccttctttaagaaaGGCCTCCACTCAGACCATTTCTGAGGAGGCTTCAGGAACAGGAGATGATCCAATGAGCTCCTGGCTCATGTTCTCCTGGAATTTCACTTCTTTCTTAAGGACGTGTCTTTCAGATCCTCTTCATCTGCTGTCGAGAGTTTTTTAGGCTCCTTTTTCCTtcgtcctccacttgtccagtttcctcagtttttaaGGACACGCTGCACACTGTGCTGAGATATGCTGAGTTTCTGGCTGAGgcctctttgggaatcaccttggagcaaaaacagcttctttgctGTGTTATCTGTTATGTgtggacacaacactggttctgCCTTAAGTTAGGAGCcttattaatgcttgaatgattcatgggtCAGTGTTAAGAGCCTTAAGAAACAAAGATGATGTGAAAATGGTGAAGGTCTGGACTGAAGacgagtgaaaaagcagccgatgtgaaaggaaacattttaaagagcttcagaaaacctggagaactattgctcaacaGCACTTTAAACAATGACCGACAATCTGTTTGATATGAAAACAACTTTATTATATTGGCAGTGAAAAGCTGAAGGTCTGAAGTAGTTTGCAGTAAATCTAATGGAGCACTAGATGCACTCTTAACCCAGATATTAATTGTAATGAAACgttttagtaatcattacttattctttcgtgtttggtaaaaatgttgtcccattacTAAATCAAATCAGTTAACTGTACTTTTCTACACAAATATAGAGTGTAATGAACTTGTTAAGCAGAGATTACTAAAgatattatgtttttgaagtgaaGGGGCGGGGCATATTCAAACTCAGTCCTGCTGCAACATGCACCGTGGCAAGTTCAACGGCTCCTGACTGGTAAGTGTGAAgaataactattttaaataattctagCTATTTCTTTGCTTAAAAGATAGCTGAGTTCCAtgtgcagataaaactgaaaattatagtTACAGCCTACCGCCACCATTATCAACACTTTGTAAAGGTAAAGTGAGGGGTTTTGGAATCGAAGTTAAATATCGCTAGTGGAGTGGCGAGCGCGAATGTTAGCATTGGCTTAGTGTTAGCGTACTGACGAGTCTCAGTTTATAACGGACAGTTACTTTAGGAAAGATGTAGTTTGCTGAAATAAACCTTTATTACACCAAGTTTAAGCCGAGTGTATCCTGTCTCtgagggtaatttttttttaatcgaaaaagccgctccagtagtgtcaagaCAGCTAAATGCTATCGTTAGCTTAGTGTTTCACATCGTTCGTAACAGCATGTGCTTGTGTTAACATAGTCCACGTTTTTTTCTATACGGTTTCGTATGTACTGAAATGTAATGGTCGGACACAAAGGTTGAAATCTTGTATGActaaagagctgaagctgaggtTATCGCCAGTTGTTCTTCTCCACCTCTGATCTCCAGACTCTTAAAATACCGAACTGACAACAAGTTAGAAACGTTATTAAACCTGTCCattgtctgcagacagaagggTAAGCCTAACTCATTCGGCAATATTTTAACTCTAATGTGAAACgggaaaacaaaattttcaggCTGAGAACAGAAATTTCAAAGGGAGACAGTATTTCAAAGTACCATATTTCCTTGATCGCTGATGACATGGTTGTGGACAAGTGTgctaaaatttttattattttttgttcttaaagGTCCGGGTGAAGATGCAGTGGAAGTGCAAATACTGTGAGTTtacatcagagaaaaggggtTACCTCTTAAAACATTACAGGCTAAAACATGGAAGCTACACCAGAACTGTACCATTTCCTTGCTTACACCAAGAGTGTTTATGCATATTTAAGTCCATCAGTGCACTTAGGGTCCACTTATCCAAAATTCACCAGAAAGACCAAGATGCACAACTGTGTGAAACGCTGACCTTTCACTGTCAGtcctgtgatttttctgctgcttgcacaGAGGCAGTTTTGTCACTCACTTGCGGagtacacatttaaaagttaatcaCAGAGTCCACTGTCCATATAATGGGTGTAACTTTCATACTACTGTGTACTCCGCATTCAATGCacacagaagtaaacagcacagaacaggCAATTGGAAGATGTTCAAACCAGAAATAGTGTCTGGTAGTGAAACCAATGAAGTGACAGAAGAGGAACCTGGGTCCCCAAACAACACTGTTGATTTAGAAGGCAGCGAAGAGTCCAGCAATGAAGAGCATCATGATCTTGGGAAACAGTTGGAGCACAAcctagctgctctttttttaaagatgcaaaccATCCTCCACATTCCACAAAGTTCTATCGATGAAGTTATACAACAGCTCCTACATTTAAGTGAACTGTCCCAACCACTGCTGCACAATTCAGTCAAGGACATTTTGAAGCTACACACAGATGTAGATGATTCAACTGTGAAACAGGTAGTCagggctgcctcagagagcaatATCATACTAAAGTATTGTGGCAAGGGTGGCTCCTTATCAACCTCTAAAAGAAGAGCagcatatgtaaacaaaaactttgatgtgGTTATGCCAGTTGAGTACTTTATTGCCAGGGAAAAGAAATCCAGTGCTGTATATGTTCCTATAAATGCCATGTTACAGAAAAGGTTGAACAGGGCAGACATTTTAGATAAAGCTCTTCCAGTACAAAAACATGTGCCACatgagtacagtacatacagagatggtttgtactgtaaagaAAACGGCCTCCTTAACAGCGAGGAATTCAGAATCGCTGTTGGACTTTACACAGATGATTTTGAAGTGTCCAATCCATTAGGGACATCTaagaagaaacataaaatgagtgCAGTGTATTGGGTGCTTGCCAATGTGCCATCAAAATATaggtccacactccagtccattcAACTTGCACTTTTATGTAAAGCCTCTGATGTAAAAGAATATGGCTATGCTaaaattcttcatcctctgatcCAGGATCTGGTTTCTTTGGAGCAAGATGGCCTAAATGTTGAGAAGTTGGGAGCATGTGTCAAAGGCGCAGTGTTGTATGTGGCTGCTGATAACGTGGCTGCTCATTCTTTTGCAGGATTCTTTGAGAGCTTTGGAGTGGACAAGTTCTGCAGGTTCTGCATGGCAACGAGGAGTGAGATCCAAGACAAGGAGGTAAGCTCAGGCTCTTTTGAACCCCGAACTGCAgacattcacaacaaacaggtacaGCAGGATCCCACTTTGGCAAAACAGTATGGTGTAAAGGGACGATGTGTACTAACTGACAGTCTGGagcactttcatgttgttcGTGGCTATCCCCCTGACATCCTACACAACCTTTTTGAAGGGGTTGTTCCTGTTGAGTTatcactctgcatttcagaACTGATTTCTAAGAAATATTTCCCATTAGAAACACTGAACCATGCTATCAAATCTTTTGCATAtgcttttcatgacaaaactgaCCAGCCTCAGCCTATTGCCCAAGGCTTCTCTACCAAAGGGACCATAGGTGGAAATGGCCATGAGAACTGGGCTCTAATCAGGTTGCTCCCACTTCTCATTGGCCATAAAGTGCCTGAAGGGGACGATGCCTGGAACGTTCTGATGCTCCTTAAAGATATTGTTGAATTGGCTGTAGCAACAAGGCACACTGAAGAGTCTATACATTTCTTTGACTGCAAAGtgtcagaacacagagaactgtTGCAAACTACATTCCCAAATTTCAAATTGCGTCCAAAACACCACTTCATTGAGCATTATCCTGAGATGATTAAGGCATTTGGCCCACTGTCAGATGTCTGGACAATGCGTTTCGAGGGAAAACATAAATTCTTCAAGCGGGTCATTCGTAATGCACACAACTTCAGACATGTGGCACTTACACTGGCtgtaaagcatcagaaaatgatgGCTTACTGTTTGGACACAAGTTCGTTTTTCAAGCCCTCAGTTGAGCTGGACAAAGTTACCACAGCACTGATCACATCTTTCCCCGAGAATGTCCAACAAGTTTTCTGCAAGAGAGTACCCCAGCTTACAAAGGTTCTGGTTGCATCATCAGTCTCTGTAGATGGAATTAGATATTGTGCTGATATGATACTCTCTGTTGGTTCATGTTCAGGCCTCCCAAATTTCTAACAGATCAAGCAGATTGTGgcaataaacacagagatcttGTTTGTGTGCAATACAATGATGGCATGGTACCATGaacatttcagatcatttgaaCTCTGTGGCAGCTCAAATCCCTCTTTGTGTGTGGTGGAACTAAAAGAGCTGAATgatgttttccctctgtcagCATACAGATTTGGAGAAAATTCAGCAGTGACACTCACTCGCTATATTCTGTGTTGAGAAACCACAAGTGTTGTCAGTACTAGCATTGCTCTCGATAGAGTCTAAATATAAGCCTAATTGgtaattttgtatcttttttgataagccttatgttaaactgaatatctatgtctttgtgtatatatttctaataagctattttttttatttccaagatggcagcacaccAGAAGATGACCTTGAGAGTAATTTTCACAGAGACAGATATAAGAAAGGTTGTTCTGAATACAAGACCTACtacagtggaggatttgataGGGAAGCTTAAAGAATCACTGGGACTTAATTTCAACTTCAGTCTCCAGTACCAAgatcctgaattcaattatgaaGTGTGCAATCTGACAGATATTGAAGATCTTCCTGAAAAACCAACAATCAAGGTCATCCCTCTACTTGAGTTGGTATCTGTCTCAACATCTGAAGAAATCTTGAGTGGCACACCCAGTGTAGCAGATACAGAGATCCTCTCTACATCCTCGCAGGAGCGACAGAAACAGTGGCCAGATTGTTTTGATATCccagatttttctgttgatgtagCATATAGACTTAGGCAAGCAGATCTTCAGTTTCTTCGTGATGGTACGCACCTGAAAGtaacaaaagagctgaaacatgAGATTCTTGAAAGATTGGCAGAGAGCATGTATAGTTACACAGCATACCcaaataatgctcagtttgaaagtGTTGCACAAGCCCTCATAAGCAAGCACCCCTCTCTCCAGGAGCGAGGCTCAACCAGGAGCGAGGCACAACCAGTCGCTGTAGCGGCTGGAAAAAtagtctaaaatttaaaatggctaattacagaacaaagcGCAGAAGATCAGGGTGCCTTGATGTAGCAGTAAATGCAGGGAAACGAGGAGGGCATTCAACTGAAGGAGAACCAGCCAACAAGAACATCAAGAAGGCAAAGAAAGGCGAGATCAACTTCTTACCCAACTTTCCAGAGGGATTTAATCAGGTAGCCCTTGAGGGTGCCCGCAAAGACTTGgttaatgaaatgcagaagagaaCACCAAATGGACAGCTTGTGAAAGAGAAGATGGATCTTACGTTTGCattgagaagaaaagaggtggtGGAGTCAGAACCTGCCATATGTGAGATGGTGGAACGTTGGCTTGCTCTTTTCACAGAAGATCAGGTTAGTTCATTCATGAATAAGAtaatgagaactttttttttttaatatgtgtctgtgtttctcttaggaaactgcctttataaaacctaaaaatatttatctgttagcCATTgccactgtcagcaaaaaaaagtaattttaccaTGCAGGACATGGGAGTTGCTATCTACAGctgcctttatctttttttggtaAGGAATATTGTATATTGAGTTGGTCGTTATTGTGAAATCAACACCCTGATGCAGAACTCTGATTTCAGATTATTCTGAAGAGGTTTATCATCTATTAATTCCCTATTCACGGTACGCTATCCTGCTTATTAAAAGGTTACttgccaacaaaaatatataatttgacacaaaatattaatagtctGTTTATATGTAGCAATGGTCTGCTACACAAAAGTAACACAATACGACAAACAATCAGGGCAGTAGAAAAGCAACTCCTGTGTTGTGTGCGGTacaaagtttttgttaaagaagtttgactagaataactgaaatatccCCAAATTTAAAGTGTTAAGTGAGTGAGTTGAAGGGggctttgtgttttacagctgaccatgtccacaccTGTGCAATTTTTATTGCTGGCCTCACTCTGGTGCTTCCACCTTCAGTTATTAGCTGTAAAGATGTAATATtggagcattttctgtattttgcaggTATGCATGGAGTTCAACAGGATTGTTGGCAAGAATCTCAAACAGGAATTCTATGAGAGCATTGATCGGCACAGTCCTCGTCTTATCGAGATTTTTCGATCCAAGAGAGGGAACATTGGCCAAATGTTGACACAGCTTTCCCAACAAACAAAGGTTGGTCCTATTATGCACTTGCATTGTGTGCAACAGCTCATGTAATGACTTGGCTTTAAGtccaactgtatttattttcatgcttcccatagattgttgaaatgattaaaagattttgaatttaGGGATGGAAAAACAAGGCTGAGTTTCTGAACTTCACTAAAACTTTCAGAGAACTTCAGTAAAACCTGCTAGTTCTTCTCAGTTTTGTAACAGTGGGTTAATtaactcctccgtgaatcgccaccttatcgtggtggaggggtttgtgtgtcccagtgatcctaGGACCTATGTtgcctgggggcttgtccccctggtagggtctcccatggcaaattggtcctgggtgagggtccagacaaagagcggttcagaagacccctatgtctataaaagcaagggaacagtttaccctgcccaggatagggttaccggggccccaccctggagccaggcctggggagggagctcgagggagagcgtctggtggccgggcattagcccgtggtgctcggccgggcgcagcccgaagaggttacatgggcccgccctcctgtaggcccaccacccgcaggaggtgtcgtaggggtcgggtgcagtgtgtgtcgggcgatggccgagggcggaggcccttgcggaccgatccccggctatcaagactggctattgagacatggaatgtcacctctctggtggggaaggagcctgagctagtgcgtgaggttgagagataccagctagatatagttgggctcacctcaacgcatggcctgggctctggaaccagtctcctggagaagggctggactctgttccagtctggagttgccctcagtgagaggcggcgagctggagtgggtatccttgtatccccccggcttgctgcctgtacgtcggagttttcaccggtggacgagagggttgtttccctgcgccttcgggccggggaacgggtcctgactgttgtttgcgcttatgcgccgaatgacagttcagagtacccaccctttttggagtcactgggcggggtgctggagagtgctccatctggtgactccatagtcttgctgggagacttcaacgctcacgtgggcaatgacagtgagacctggaggggcgtgattgggaggaatggcctgcccgatctgaacccgaatggtgtcttgttattggacttctgtgcaaaccacagtttgtccataacaaacaccatgtttgaacataaggatgtccataagtgcacatggcaccaggacaccctaggtcgcaggtcgatgatcgattttgtaatcgtatcatcagatctgcggccgtatgttttggacactcgggtgaagagaggagctgagctgtcaactgatcaccacctggtggtgagttggatcaggtggcgggggatgatgctggacagacctggcacacctaaacgtattgtgagggtgtgctgggaacgcctggcagaagccccagtccgggagatcttcaactcccacctccggcagaacttcaacagcattccgagggaggctgaggacattgagtccgaatggaccttgttccgcacctccattgttgaggctgctgctcagagctgtggctgcaaggtggttggtgcctgtcgtggtggtaacccccgaaccagatggtggtcaccggaggtgaagggagccatcaagctgaagaaagagtcctatcaggcttggttagcctgtgggactccggaggcagctgacaggtatcgacaggccaagcggaacgcagctcgggcagtggccgacgcaaaaactcgggtgtgggaggagttcggtgaggctatggaacaagactttcggacggcatcgaagcgattctggcaaaccgtcaggcgactcaggaggggaaagcagtgctccactcacacggtttatagtgcgggtggggggctgctgacctcaactgaggctatagtcgggcggtggaaggaatacttcgaggacctcctgaatcccactgacacgccttctgtagtggaagcagagtctggggacgagggggatgacctGGCCCTCaccgggggtgaggtcactgaggcagttaaacaactccttggtggcagggcccctggggtggatgagattcgccctgagttcctgaaggctctggatgttgtagggctgtcttggttgacacgcctctgcaatatcgcgtggagatctggggcagtgccactggattggcagaccggggtggtggtccccatctttaagaagggagaccagagggtgtgctccaactttcgagggatcacactcctcagcctccccggtaaggtctatgccagggtgctgtaaaaggagggtccgtctcttagtcgaacctcggatccaagaggaacaatgcggttttcgtcctggtcgtggaacgctggaccagctctttatcttctcaaggatattcaagtgcgcatgggagtttgcccaaccagtctacatgtgctttgtggacttggagaaggcattcgaccgtgtccctcggggtatcctctgggaggtcctgcgggagtatggggtgtctggcccgttgttgcgggccattcagtctctgtacaaccgcagtgagagcttggtccgtatagccggtaataagtcggattcgtttcctgtggatgttggactccgccagggctgccctttgtcactgattctgttcataacttttatggacagaatttctaggcgtagccaggtggcggaaggcttcttccttggtggcctcagagtctcatctctgctctttgcagatgatccggtcctgttggcttcatcagggggtggcctccagctcgcagtggaacggttcgcagccgagtgtgaagcggccggcatgagaatcagcacctctaagtctgacgccatggtcctcagccggaaaagggtggagtgccctctccggctcaggaacgagttcttgccccaagtggaggagttcaagtatcttggggtcttgttcacgagtgacgggagaagggagcgtgagatcgacagatggatcggggctgcatctgcagtgatgcggacgctgcaccggtctgtcgtggtgaagagggagcttagtgtaaaagcgaagctctcgatttactggtcgatctacatcgctaccctcacctatggtcacgagctttgggtagtgaccgaaagaataagatcgcgaatacaagcggcagaaatgagtttccttcgaagggtggctggtctctcccttagagaaagggtgaggagtgcagctatccgggaggggctcagagtagagccgctgcttctccacatcaaaaggagccagttgaggtggctcgggcatctgattaggatgcctcctggccgcctcttgggtgaggtgttccgggcatgtcccaccgggaggaggccccgcggcagacccaggacacgctggagagattatatctctcggctggcctgggaacatctTGGGGTCCCCACagatgagctagaggaggtggctggggagagggaagcctgggcttctctgcttaggctcctgcccccgcgacccggccccggataagtggaagaaaatggattgatggatgggtTAATTAACCATGAGCCatgtatttcttaaattttaggGAATGTGCCTTCAAAAGTCCTTGATTACCATTAGGGATGCACATATTAAAATGTGGGATAACATTGATACCCGATATTAATATTGCTGTTATGGCAGATAACTGATaatgtatacaatatatatatttcactacCCTTTCGAcaccttggaaaaaacaaaacaatcccacAGCTGACATTGATTCTCTGCTTCAGATGAACTCCTCACAATCTTGCGCTGCATCGCTGTCACATGACCAAACAAATACCACATGACCAACCTCCTCCCCTGCCCGTCCGGAATCAAATGACAAGAAGATGGAAATAGATATGGGTTGTTAATATTGGCCCAGTTTTATTTATCGGACCAATACTCACATGTTAACAAATGACTATTGGCTGATACCGATGTTAATGCCGATATATTGTACATTCGTAATAACGATGCTTAAGAAGATGTGGggactttatattttttgatacaatcaattgtgcttagttacttttttgtcattttactgcCCAAAAGACTGCAGAGCCAACTGATATTCGAacactggtgctcagaggactTCCTGTTATCCTTGGTGACAAccccacagacttctacaaaccagcctttgtaagtaattttacttaaagACTACCTAAAGGAACAATAACAACTCAATCTTGAATTTTCACTCTTATACATGGTTCTCATGGGTCTGtgaaatactttaaattctttaatatttactttgcaataatgttttgcagctgtgttgtaTGACCTATTTATCCAAAGTCAGTGTATTACTTGAATTAAGTGCCATTTGACATGGCCCCggtttggagaagcagcagaggtacTGGTGTAGGAAACTAAGCAatatactgctgtgatcagtgtttctAACAACATTATTTTAGCCACCTAAAACATCTAGATCAGTGAAATGTACACTATACATagaatattttcactgcattacCTTACTGTTAGTCAGACTTCtgacataaaattacttttatataaGTTGTATAAAGATTTCTCCTGCCAAACTTCATAGACAAAATCTGTTTACTTTGCTGAACAGAGGAACGGCTCTTCTACTGCTGCCTCAGTCTGTTcgattgtgttattatttgaTTGGTTTGGATTCACTAAAATCACACAGTAGCACACATTTAAGGATCAAGGACATTCTAGACTAACAACTCTTGTGTTCTGTGAGGTAAAATTACTAATTTTTCTTATGGCATTTGGTTGGCATGAAGAGAGTGCTGTAACTTAATTTTCTAGTCAGATAGGTCCGTTggacag
Encoded here:
- the LOC115775788 gene encoding uncharacterized protein LOC115775788; the encoded protein is MANYRTKRRRSGCLDVAVNAGKRGGHSTEGEPANKNIKKAKKGEINFLPNFPEGFNQVALEGARKDLVNEMQKRTPNGQLVKEKMDLTFALRRKEVVESEPAICEMVERWLALFTEDQVCMEFNRIVGKNLKQEFYESIDRHSPRLIEIFRSKRGNIGQMLTQLSQQTKTAEPTDIRTLVLRGLPVILGDNPTDFYKPAFDSDDDDSFRNIDIGILLVEPEGAVPSSSLHLSPASLKIVIEGEVVMDNI